The Candidatus Hydrogenedens sp. genome includes a region encoding these proteins:
- the truB gene encoding tRNA pseudouridine(55) synthase TruB has translation MDGILLVDKPSGITSHDVVDYIRKKTGIKKVGHTGTLDPNATGLLILSIGKATRLTEYFVSLDKTYEGKLRLGIVSDTHDIDGNIIQENPVPKITKKEIDKIKTEFLGEIEQIPPMFSAIKIGGQRLYKVARKGITIERKPRKVNVYEFSILKVKLPDVWIRISCSRGTYVRTLCHDLGEKIGCGAVLIELRRLKVGKYSVDNAIPMENIVSKETLSEYLIPIEKALDLPVAVISKQGECEFSKGNKILNDNIIKVENGTIDWLQVFNNTGKFLGIGIIKHTAIGPYIIPKKVFIT, from the coding sequence ATGGATGGAATACTTTTAGTTGATAAACCTTCAGGAATTACATCTCATGATGTTGTGGATTATATAAGAAAGAAAACAGGGATAAAGAAGGTAGGACATACAGGAACTTTAGACCCGAACGCGACGGGATTATTAATTTTATCCATTGGCAAAGCAACCAGACTTACAGAGTACTTTGTATCCTTAGATAAGACGTATGAAGGAAAATTGCGATTAGGTATTGTCTCAGATACGCATGATATTGACGGAAATATTATTCAAGAAAACCCTGTCCCTAAAATTACAAAGAAAGAAATAGACAAAATAAAAACAGAGTTCTTAGGAGAAATCGAGCAAATTCCACCTATGTTCAGTGCAATAAAAATTGGTGGTCAGCGATTATATAAAGTAGCTCGAAAAGGTATAACAATCGAAAGAAAACCAAGAAAAGTCAACGTTTATGAGTTCTCGATATTAAAAGTTAAACTACCAGATGTATGGATTCGTATATCCTGTTCAAGAGGTACTTATGTTCGTACCCTTTGCCATGATTTGGGTGAAAAGATAGGATGTGGTGCTGTCCTGATAGAACTACGTAGGTTAAAAGTCGGGAAATATTCAGTTGATAATGCAATTCCTATGGAAAATATTGTTTCCAAAGAAACCTTATCTGAATATTTAATCCCGATTGAAAAAGCATTGGACTTACCTGTTGCAGTTATCTCAAAACAAGGAGAATGCGAATTTAGTAAAGGAAATAAAATATTGAATGATAATATTATAAAAGTTGAAAATGGAACCATTGATTGGCTTCAGGTGTTCAATAACACAGGTAAATTTTTGGGAATAGGTATAATAAAACATACCGCAATAGGTCCTTATATTATTCCTAAAAAAGTCTTTATTACGTGA
- the rbfA gene encoding 30S ribosome-binding factor RbfA, translating to MTSKGRTERVAEYIREEIAKLLIDGIKDPRLGFVSVMGVKMSKDLRYANVYVSLYGDEKQRKSSLVALQNSAGWVKAMIAHNLHMRYIPEIRFFPDDSLDRVYAMEEVFNKIHETREQQPFIHLNLPTLIEEIKTSDRIMLTTHERPDGDAIGSLLGLWYWLESQGKEVVFPMIAKKVPKMYLFMPRADKILTLEDEEPPHINVDTVIIVDVASLDRIGDVAQLVVPAHKVIVIDHHDTPGANGLMGFIDASYSACGEIIAEMFLTTQTPLTKESAICLYVAQATDTGGYRFSNTKARSHQIASVLLETEFDLEEINTKIFDTMTIYQFELLKRIVNRTKIEINGKVSYSYLNQKDFEQIGATLEDCHNLVNVLRDIEGVVVGVLFTEMTSGKTKVSIRSRKEFHAGEFLTQYGGGGHQCAAGGVLNMPLEEAKALIISNIEKEIKKKE from the coding sequence ACTTCTAATTGATGGCATTAAAGACCCACGACTTGGTTTCGTTTCTGTCATGGGTGTAAAAATGTCAAAAGACCTTCGATATGCCAATGTGTATGTAAGTCTTTACGGTGATGAAAAACAACGGAAGAGTTCTCTTGTAGCACTACAGAATTCTGCTGGTTGGGTCAAAGCAATGATTGCTCACAACTTACACATGCGTTATATCCCCGAAATACGATTCTTCCCAGATGATAGCCTTGATAGAGTATATGCAATGGAAGAGGTATTTAATAAAATACATGAAACACGCGAACAGCAACCCTTTATCCATCTCAATTTGCCAACACTTATTGAAGAAATAAAAACATCTGACCGAATAATGCTAACAACTCATGAACGCCCTGATGGTGACGCTATTGGAAGTTTGTTAGGTTTATGGTATTGGCTCGAATCACAAGGCAAAGAGGTTGTTTTCCCAATGATTGCCAAAAAAGTTCCTAAAATGTATTTATTCATGCCAAGAGCAGATAAAATCCTGACTCTGGAAGATGAAGAGCCACCTCATATTAATGTAGATACAGTAATTATTGTTGATGTTGCTTCATTAGACAGAATTGGAGACGTAGCACAATTAGTTGTACCAGCCCATAAAGTGATTGTAATTGACCATCACGATACACCAGGTGCAAATGGATTAATGGGTTTTATCGATGCTTCATATTCCGCATGTGGCGAAATAATTGCAGAAATGTTCTTAACTACTCAAACACCATTGACAAAAGAGTCAGCAATATGTTTATATGTAGCACAGGCAACAGATACAGGAGGATACCGATTTTCAAATACAAAAGCCCGTTCTCATCAAATTGCATCCGTACTCCTCGAAACAGAATTTGATCTCGAAGAAATTAATACAAAAATATTCGATACTATGACAATATACCAATTTGAATTGCTTAAACGGATTGTAAACCGCACAAAAATAGAAATAAACGGCAAAGTCTCTTATAGTTACTTAAATCAGAAAGACTTTGAACAGATAGGTGCAACATTAGAAGATTGCCACAATTTGGTTAATGTATTAAGAGACATAGAAGGAGTAGTAGTAGGTGTTTTATTCACAGAAATGACTTCAGGTAAAACAAAGGTTAGCATACGTTCACGTAAGGAATTCCATGCTGGAGAATTTCTAACACAATATGGAGGTGGTGGACACCAGTGTGCAGCTGGTGGTGTTTTAAATATGCCTTTAGAAGAGGCAAAAGCATTGATAATTTCCAATATAGAAAAAGAAATAAAGAAAAAAGAGTGA